In the genome of Anabas testudineus chromosome 4, fAnaTes1.2, whole genome shotgun sequence, one region contains:
- the LOC113152877 gene encoding meprin A subunit beta-like isoform X2, which translates to MLHSFLVLLFGLGLTAARLSSETEIDVDEGRDWDIVDINEEAGLDLLEGDIKLEEPFTRNIILGDKYRWPTTVPYYLEDSLEMNAKGVILKAFDQYRLKTCIDFKPWKGEENYISVFNGSGCFSSVGNQRMGKQELSIGSNCDRLGIVEHEFLHALGFWHEQSRADRDDYVNIMWDQIEPDNKHNFNKYDDTVSTALGVPYDYDSLMHYGKMDFSIGSEPTIVTKIPQFMDVIGQRMEFSASDLTKLNRLYNCTSSSTFVDSCDFEEDNICGTIQGPGKAKWKRRSSVRGGPKTDFTNMGQCQGKGYFMHFSTSSAKPGHQAVLESRWLYPKPGVQCLQFFLYSTAAADDVLNIWVREYDQANANGKLKLFKSISGGVKGSWELHNVNLNVKKKARVVFQGVRGKRPSKGGFSLDDINLSSTKCPQHIWHIRNIKGQMAKTPPGKELFSPRFLSPAGYSFQVGVYLNGLSPNPDYMALYFYLTSGPNDKKLKWPCPWQMATMALMDQQSDIRQQMNMHQMITTDPNKKSSDGTEFFWDDPRKVGSKVTDSDGSVYYRGPGYGTSTFITHSRLRSRNFIKGDDAIFLFSLEDISHLLKPQPLPHSALHADASLFKAADQGAPEEAVINPKMLGLLKAVDQGAPQETVINPNMVGLLKAADQGAPLETVINPNMVGLLKAADQGAPLETVINPNMLMLLKAADQSAPHEAVMNPNMVGLITACVAAAVLVVSIVMIGNVCGKKKGKGELSDDVLIIKHVPGSLEEYPTKG; encoded by the exons ATGTTACACAGTTTTCTAGTTCTGCTCTTTGGTTTGGGATTG ACAGCAGCCAGGCTATCAAGTGAAACAG AAATTGACGTTGATGAAGGTCGTGACTGGGACATTGTCGACATTAATGAAG aaGCTGGGCTGGACCTGCTGGAGGGAGATATCAAACTGGAAGAA CCATTCACCAGAAACATTATCCTAGGAGACAAGTATCGCTGGCCAACAACTGTTCCCTACTACTTGGAGGACAGTCTGG AAATGAATGCAAAGGGAGTGATACTGAAGGCGTTCGACCAGTACAGACTGAAGACCTGCATTGACTTCAAACCatggaaaggagaggagaactACATATCTGTGTTTAACGGCAGCGG ATGTTTCTCCTCTGTAGGCAACCAGCGTATGGGGAAACAGGAGCTGTCTATTGGTAGTAACTGTGATCGTCTAGGAATTGTTGAGCACGAATTCCTGCATGCTCTGGGCTTCTGGCACGAGCAGTCCAGAGCTGACCGCGATGATTATGTCAACATCATGTGGGATCAAATTGAACCTG ATAATAAGCACAACTTCAATAAATATGATGACACAGTGTCGACTGCTCTGGGTGTTCCTTATGATTATGACTCTCTGATGCACTACGGGAAGATGGACTTCAGCATTGGCTCTGAGCCCACCATTGTCACCAAGATCCCCCAATTCATGGATGTGATTGGTCAGAGGATGGAGTTCAGCGCCAGTGACCTAACCAAACTCAACCGCCTCTACAACTGCA CCAGTTCTTCTACCTTTGTGGACAGCTGCGACTTTGAAGAGGACAATATCTGTGGGACGATTCAGGGACCAGGGAAAGCAAAGTGGAAACGCCGCAGTTCTGTAAGGGGAGGACCTAAAACAGACTTCACAAACATGGGACAGTGCCAAG GAAAAGGCTACTTCATGCACTTCAGCACGTCCTCTGCTAAACCTGGTCACCAAGCGGTTCTGGAGAGTCGCTGGCTTTACCCCAAACCTGGAGTCCAGTGTCTGCAGTTCTTCCTCTAtagcactgctgcagctgatgatgtTCTTAATATCTGGGTGCGAGAGTACGACCAGGCCAACGCCAATGGCAAACTGAAGCTCTTCAAGAGCATTTCAG GAGGTGTCAAGGGCTCCTGGGAATTACATAACgtcaatttaaatgtgaaaaagaaggCCCGCGTGGTGTTTCAGGGCGTGAGGGGAAAGAGACCATCAAAAGGAGGCTTCTCTCTGGACGACATTAACCTGTCGTCCACAAAGTGCCCTCAGCACATCTGGCACATCCGCAACATCAAGGGCCAAATGGCCAAAACACCACCAGGAAAAGAACTTTTCAGCCCTCGCTTCCTGTCTCCTGCAGGTTACTCCTTCCAG GTAGGTGTGTACCTCAATGGATTAAGCCCCAATCCAGATTACATGGCCCTCTACTTCTACCTGACCTCAGGGCCTAACGACAAGAAGCTCAAGTGGCCGTGTCCATGGCAGATGGCAACCATGGCTTTGATGGATCAACAGTCGGACatcagacagcagatgaacatGCACCAAATGATCACCACCGACCCTAACAAGAAGTCCTCTGATG GTACTGAGTTCTTCTGGGATGATCCCAGGAAAGTGGGCTCCAAAGTGACTGACTCTGACGGCAGCGTTTATTATAGAGGTCCAGGCTATGGAACCAGCACCTTCATCACCCACAGCAGACTGAGAAGCAGAAACTTCATCAAAGGAGATGACGCCATCTTCCTCTTCAGTCTGGAAG ATATATCCCACCTGCTGAAACCTCAGCCTCTCCCTCACTCTGCACTGCACGCTGATGCCAGTCTGTTCAAGGCTGCAGACCAAGGTGCTCCAGAGGAAGCTGTTATCAACCCCAAGATGTTGGGGCTGCTAAAGGCTGTAGACCAAGGTGCTCCACAGGAAACTGTTATTAACCCCAACATGGTGGGGCTGCTGAAGGCTGCAGACCAAGGTGCTCCACTGGAAACTGTTATTAACCCCAACATGGTGGGGCTGCTGAAGGCTGCAGACCAAGGTGCTCCACTGGAAACTGTTATTAACCCCAACATGTTGATGCTGCTTAAGGCTGCAGACCAAAGTGCTCCACATGAAGCTGTTATGAACCCCAACATGGTAGGGTTAATAACAGCATGTGTGGCAGCTGCAGTGTTGGTAGTTTCCATTGTTATGATAGGAAATGTCTGTgggaagaagaagggaaaaggGGAGTTGAGTGATGATGTGCTGATCATCAAGCACGTGCCTGGATCCTTGGAA GAGTACCCAACTAAAGGATAA
- the LOC113152877 gene encoding meprin A subunit beta-like isoform X1 — translation MLHSFLVLLFGLGLTAARLSSETEIDVDEGRDWDIVDINEEAGLDLLEGDIKLEEPFTRNIILGDKYRWPTTVPYYLEDSLEMNAKGVILKAFDQYRLKTCIDFKPWKGEENYISVFNGSGCFSSVGNQRMGKQELSIGSNCDRLGIVEHEFLHALGFWHEQSRADRDDYVNIMWDQIEPDNKHNFNKYDDTVSTALGVPYDYDSLMHYGKMDFSIGSEPTIVTKIPQFMDVIGQRMEFSASDLTKLNRLYNCTSSSTFVDSCDFEEDNICGTIQGPGKAKWKRRSSVRGGPKTDFTNMGQCQGKGYFMHFSTSSAKPGHQAVLESRWLYPKPGVQCLQFFLYSTAAADDVLNIWVREYDQANANGKLKLFKSISGGVKGSWELHNVNLNVKKKARVVFQGVRGKRPSKGGFSLDDINLSSTKCPQHIWHIRNIKGQMAKTPPGKELFSPRFLSPAGYSFQVGVYLNGLSPNPDYMALYFYLTSGPNDKKLKWPCPWQMATMALMDQQSDIRQQMNMHQMITTDPNKKSSDGTEFFWDDPRKVGSKVTDSDGSVYYRGPGYGTSTFITHSRLRSRNFIKGDDAIFLFSLEDISHLLKPQPLPHSALHADASLFKAADQGAPEEAVINPKMLGLLKAVDQGAPQETVINPNMVGLLKAADQGAPLETVINPNMVGLLKAADQGAPLETVINPNMLMLLKAADQSAPHEAVMNPNMVGLITACVAAAVLVVSIVMIGNVCGKKKGKGELSDDVLIIKHVPGSLEVSISQTVTVY, via the exons ATGTTACACAGTTTTCTAGTTCTGCTCTTTGGTTTGGGATTG ACAGCAGCCAGGCTATCAAGTGAAACAG AAATTGACGTTGATGAAGGTCGTGACTGGGACATTGTCGACATTAATGAAG aaGCTGGGCTGGACCTGCTGGAGGGAGATATCAAACTGGAAGAA CCATTCACCAGAAACATTATCCTAGGAGACAAGTATCGCTGGCCAACAACTGTTCCCTACTACTTGGAGGACAGTCTGG AAATGAATGCAAAGGGAGTGATACTGAAGGCGTTCGACCAGTACAGACTGAAGACCTGCATTGACTTCAAACCatggaaaggagaggagaactACATATCTGTGTTTAACGGCAGCGG ATGTTTCTCCTCTGTAGGCAACCAGCGTATGGGGAAACAGGAGCTGTCTATTGGTAGTAACTGTGATCGTCTAGGAATTGTTGAGCACGAATTCCTGCATGCTCTGGGCTTCTGGCACGAGCAGTCCAGAGCTGACCGCGATGATTATGTCAACATCATGTGGGATCAAATTGAACCTG ATAATAAGCACAACTTCAATAAATATGATGACACAGTGTCGACTGCTCTGGGTGTTCCTTATGATTATGACTCTCTGATGCACTACGGGAAGATGGACTTCAGCATTGGCTCTGAGCCCACCATTGTCACCAAGATCCCCCAATTCATGGATGTGATTGGTCAGAGGATGGAGTTCAGCGCCAGTGACCTAACCAAACTCAACCGCCTCTACAACTGCA CCAGTTCTTCTACCTTTGTGGACAGCTGCGACTTTGAAGAGGACAATATCTGTGGGACGATTCAGGGACCAGGGAAAGCAAAGTGGAAACGCCGCAGTTCTGTAAGGGGAGGACCTAAAACAGACTTCACAAACATGGGACAGTGCCAAG GAAAAGGCTACTTCATGCACTTCAGCACGTCCTCTGCTAAACCTGGTCACCAAGCGGTTCTGGAGAGTCGCTGGCTTTACCCCAAACCTGGAGTCCAGTGTCTGCAGTTCTTCCTCTAtagcactgctgcagctgatgatgtTCTTAATATCTGGGTGCGAGAGTACGACCAGGCCAACGCCAATGGCAAACTGAAGCTCTTCAAGAGCATTTCAG GAGGTGTCAAGGGCTCCTGGGAATTACATAACgtcaatttaaatgtgaaaaagaaggCCCGCGTGGTGTTTCAGGGCGTGAGGGGAAAGAGACCATCAAAAGGAGGCTTCTCTCTGGACGACATTAACCTGTCGTCCACAAAGTGCCCTCAGCACATCTGGCACATCCGCAACATCAAGGGCCAAATGGCCAAAACACCACCAGGAAAAGAACTTTTCAGCCCTCGCTTCCTGTCTCCTGCAGGTTACTCCTTCCAG GTAGGTGTGTACCTCAATGGATTAAGCCCCAATCCAGATTACATGGCCCTCTACTTCTACCTGACCTCAGGGCCTAACGACAAGAAGCTCAAGTGGCCGTGTCCATGGCAGATGGCAACCATGGCTTTGATGGATCAACAGTCGGACatcagacagcagatgaacatGCACCAAATGATCACCACCGACCCTAACAAGAAGTCCTCTGATG GTACTGAGTTCTTCTGGGATGATCCCAGGAAAGTGGGCTCCAAAGTGACTGACTCTGACGGCAGCGTTTATTATAGAGGTCCAGGCTATGGAACCAGCACCTTCATCACCCACAGCAGACTGAGAAGCAGAAACTTCATCAAAGGAGATGACGCCATCTTCCTCTTCAGTCTGGAAG ATATATCCCACCTGCTGAAACCTCAGCCTCTCCCTCACTCTGCACTGCACGCTGATGCCAGTCTGTTCAAGGCTGCAGACCAAGGTGCTCCAGAGGAAGCTGTTATCAACCCCAAGATGTTGGGGCTGCTAAAGGCTGTAGACCAAGGTGCTCCACAGGAAACTGTTATTAACCCCAACATGGTGGGGCTGCTGAAGGCTGCAGACCAAGGTGCTCCACTGGAAACTGTTATTAACCCCAACATGGTGGGGCTGCTGAAGGCTGCAGACCAAGGTGCTCCACTGGAAACTGTTATTAACCCCAACATGTTGATGCTGCTTAAGGCTGCAGACCAAAGTGCTCCACATGAAGCTGTTATGAACCCCAACATGGTAGGGTTAATAACAGCATGTGTGGCAGCTGCAGTGTTGGTAGTTTCCATTGTTATGATAGGAAATGTCTGTgggaagaagaagggaaaaggGGAGTTGAGTGATGATGTGCTGATCATCAAGCACGTGCCTGGATCCTTGGAAGTGAGCATAAGTCAGACAGTGACAGTTTACTAA
- the LOC113152877 gene encoding meprin A subunit beta-like isoform X3 yields the protein MKVVTGTLSTLMKPFTRNIILGDKYRWPTTVPYYLEDSLEMNAKGVILKAFDQYRLKTCIDFKPWKGEENYISVFNGSGCFSSVGNQRMGKQELSIGSNCDRLGIVEHEFLHALGFWHEQSRADRDDYVNIMWDQIEPDNKHNFNKYDDTVSTALGVPYDYDSLMHYGKMDFSIGSEPTIVTKIPQFMDVIGQRMEFSASDLTKLNRLYNCTSSSTFVDSCDFEEDNICGTIQGPGKAKWKRRSSVRGGPKTDFTNMGQCQGKGYFMHFSTSSAKPGHQAVLESRWLYPKPGVQCLQFFLYSTAAADDVLNIWVREYDQANANGKLKLFKSISGGVKGSWELHNVNLNVKKKARVVFQGVRGKRPSKGGFSLDDINLSSTKCPQHIWHIRNIKGQMAKTPPGKELFSPRFLSPAGYSFQVGVYLNGLSPNPDYMALYFYLTSGPNDKKLKWPCPWQMATMALMDQQSDIRQQMNMHQMITTDPNKKSSDGTEFFWDDPRKVGSKVTDSDGSVYYRGPGYGTSTFITHSRLRSRNFIKGDDAIFLFSLEDISHLLKPQPLPHSALHADASLFKAADQGAPEEAVINPKMLGLLKAVDQGAPQETVINPNMVGLLKAADQGAPLETVINPNMVGLLKAADQGAPLETVINPNMLMLLKAADQSAPHEAVMNPNMVGLITACVAAAVLVVSIVMIGNVCGKKKGKGELSDDVLIIKHVPGSLEVSISQTVTVY from the exons ATGAAGGTCGTGACTGGGACATTGTCGACATTAATGAAG CCATTCACCAGAAACATTATCCTAGGAGACAAGTATCGCTGGCCAACAACTGTTCCCTACTACTTGGAGGACAGTCTGG AAATGAATGCAAAGGGAGTGATACTGAAGGCGTTCGACCAGTACAGACTGAAGACCTGCATTGACTTCAAACCatggaaaggagaggagaactACATATCTGTGTTTAACGGCAGCGG ATGTTTCTCCTCTGTAGGCAACCAGCGTATGGGGAAACAGGAGCTGTCTATTGGTAGTAACTGTGATCGTCTAGGAATTGTTGAGCACGAATTCCTGCATGCTCTGGGCTTCTGGCACGAGCAGTCCAGAGCTGACCGCGATGATTATGTCAACATCATGTGGGATCAAATTGAACCTG ATAATAAGCACAACTTCAATAAATATGATGACACAGTGTCGACTGCTCTGGGTGTTCCTTATGATTATGACTCTCTGATGCACTACGGGAAGATGGACTTCAGCATTGGCTCTGAGCCCACCATTGTCACCAAGATCCCCCAATTCATGGATGTGATTGGTCAGAGGATGGAGTTCAGCGCCAGTGACCTAACCAAACTCAACCGCCTCTACAACTGCA CCAGTTCTTCTACCTTTGTGGACAGCTGCGACTTTGAAGAGGACAATATCTGTGGGACGATTCAGGGACCAGGGAAAGCAAAGTGGAAACGCCGCAGTTCTGTAAGGGGAGGACCTAAAACAGACTTCACAAACATGGGACAGTGCCAAG GAAAAGGCTACTTCATGCACTTCAGCACGTCCTCTGCTAAACCTGGTCACCAAGCGGTTCTGGAGAGTCGCTGGCTTTACCCCAAACCTGGAGTCCAGTGTCTGCAGTTCTTCCTCTAtagcactgctgcagctgatgatgtTCTTAATATCTGGGTGCGAGAGTACGACCAGGCCAACGCCAATGGCAAACTGAAGCTCTTCAAGAGCATTTCAG GAGGTGTCAAGGGCTCCTGGGAATTACATAACgtcaatttaaatgtgaaaaagaaggCCCGCGTGGTGTTTCAGGGCGTGAGGGGAAAGAGACCATCAAAAGGAGGCTTCTCTCTGGACGACATTAACCTGTCGTCCACAAAGTGCCCTCAGCACATCTGGCACATCCGCAACATCAAGGGCCAAATGGCCAAAACACCACCAGGAAAAGAACTTTTCAGCCCTCGCTTCCTGTCTCCTGCAGGTTACTCCTTCCAG GTAGGTGTGTACCTCAATGGATTAAGCCCCAATCCAGATTACATGGCCCTCTACTTCTACCTGACCTCAGGGCCTAACGACAAGAAGCTCAAGTGGCCGTGTCCATGGCAGATGGCAACCATGGCTTTGATGGATCAACAGTCGGACatcagacagcagatgaacatGCACCAAATGATCACCACCGACCCTAACAAGAAGTCCTCTGATG GTACTGAGTTCTTCTGGGATGATCCCAGGAAAGTGGGCTCCAAAGTGACTGACTCTGACGGCAGCGTTTATTATAGAGGTCCAGGCTATGGAACCAGCACCTTCATCACCCACAGCAGACTGAGAAGCAGAAACTTCATCAAAGGAGATGACGCCATCTTCCTCTTCAGTCTGGAAG ATATATCCCACCTGCTGAAACCTCAGCCTCTCCCTCACTCTGCACTGCACGCTGATGCCAGTCTGTTCAAGGCTGCAGACCAAGGTGCTCCAGAGGAAGCTGTTATCAACCCCAAGATGTTGGGGCTGCTAAAGGCTGTAGACCAAGGTGCTCCACAGGAAACTGTTATTAACCCCAACATGGTGGGGCTGCTGAAGGCTGCAGACCAAGGTGCTCCACTGGAAACTGTTATTAACCCCAACATGGTGGGGCTGCTGAAGGCTGCAGACCAAGGTGCTCCACTGGAAACTGTTATTAACCCCAACATGTTGATGCTGCTTAAGGCTGCAGACCAAAGTGCTCCACATGAAGCTGTTATGAACCCCAACATGGTAGGGTTAATAACAGCATGTGTGGCAGCTGCAGTGTTGGTAGTTTCCATTGTTATGATAGGAAATGTCTGTgggaagaagaagggaaaaggGGAGTTGAGTGATGATGTGCTGATCATCAAGCACGTGCCTGGATCCTTGGAAGTGAGCATAAGTCAGACAGTGACAGTTTACTAA